The Skermanella pratensis genome has a window encoding:
- a CDS encoding ribonuclease J yields the protein MNLNLYGHAGKWLMVDLGISFGDETMPGVDVIMPDPTFIRDRREDLVGIVLTHAHEDHLGAVQYLWPELRCPVYATPFTASVLRAKLLERNLAGKVEIVEVPLSGRFSAGPFDVELITVTHSVPEPNALVLRTPLGTVLHTGDWKLDPDPVVGTPTDEAALMRLGGEGVLAMVCDSTNAMVPGTSGSEAAVRDSLVNLFGRLRNRIAISCFATNVARLESIAAAAAATERDVALVGRSLWRINEAARANGYLKDVPPFLSERDAGFLPREKTVLVCTGSQGEPRSALSRIAADDHPEIVLETGDTVIFSSREIPGNERAIGRVQNMLIGQGVEVITADTEFVHVSGHPAQDELVRMYQWVRPKVAVPIHGEIRHQTEHARLARACQVPDTIIPENGSIIRLAPGPAEVVGQVQHGRLALDGKRIVPLDAGVMRGRHRMMYNGAAVATLVMDSEGELVTHPQVAVMGLLEGPEAGEILTEVGFAVRKALEELSHQARLDDEAVRQATRIAVRRSLNASQGKKPLTEVHLVRL from the coding sequence ATGAACCTCAACCTGTACGGTCATGCCGGGAAATGGCTGATGGTGGATCTGGGGATCTCGTTCGGCGACGAGACGATGCCGGGCGTCGACGTGATCATGCCCGACCCGACCTTCATCAGGGACCGCCGGGAGGACCTTGTGGGCATCGTCCTGACCCACGCCCACGAAGACCACCTGGGGGCGGTCCAGTACCTATGGCCGGAGCTTCGCTGTCCGGTCTACGCGACGCCCTTCACCGCGTCGGTCCTGCGGGCCAAGCTGCTGGAGCGCAACTTGGCCGGCAAGGTGGAAATCGTCGAGGTGCCTCTGTCGGGAAGATTCTCGGCAGGGCCGTTCGACGTGGAACTGATCACCGTCACCCACTCCGTGCCGGAGCCCAACGCCCTGGTGTTGCGCACGCCCCTCGGCACCGTGCTGCACACCGGCGACTGGAAGCTTGACCCCGATCCTGTCGTCGGCACGCCCACGGACGAGGCGGCCCTGATGCGGTTGGGCGGCGAGGGCGTGCTGGCGATGGTGTGCGACAGCACCAACGCCATGGTGCCGGGGACCTCCGGATCGGAAGCCGCCGTCCGCGACAGTCTGGTCAACCTGTTCGGCCGGCTTCGGAACAGGATCGCGATCAGTTGCTTCGCGACAAATGTGGCAAGGCTGGAGAGCATAGCGGCGGCGGCCGCCGCGACCGAACGGGACGTGGCCCTGGTCGGGCGATCCCTCTGGCGGATCAACGAGGCCGCGCGGGCCAACGGTTACCTGAAAGACGTGCCGCCGTTCCTCAGCGAGCGCGATGCCGGCTTCCTGCCGCGCGAGAAGACGGTGCTGGTCTGCACTGGCAGCCAGGGGGAGCCGCGTTCCGCGCTGTCCAGGATCGCCGCGGACGACCATCCCGAGATCGTCCTGGAGACCGGCGACACCGTCATTTTCTCGTCGCGCGAGATCCCGGGCAACGAGCGGGCGATCGGCCGGGTGCAGAACATGCTGATCGGGCAGGGTGTGGAGGTGATCACCGCCGATACCGAATTCGTCCATGTATCCGGACACCCGGCCCAGGACGAACTGGTCCGCATGTACCAGTGGGTGCGCCCTAAGGTGGCGGTCCCGATCCACGGCGAGATCCGCCACCAGACGGAGCACGCCCGGCTGGCACGCGCCTGCCAGGTGCCCGACACGATCATTCCGGAGAACGGCTCGATCATCCGGCTGGCTCCCGGCCCCGCGGAGGTGGTGGGGCAGGTCCAGCATGGGCGGCTGGCACTGGACGGCAAGCGGATCGTGCCGCTGGACGCCGGGGTCATGCGGGGCCGGCACCGCATGATGTACAACGGCGCCGCCGTCGCCACCCTGGTCATGGATTCCGAAGGTGAACTGGTCACCCATCCCCAGGTCGCCGTCATGGGCCTGCTCGAAGGACCCGAGGCCGGCGAGATCCTGACCGAAGTCGGTTTCGCGGTGCGGAAGGCCTTGGAGGAGTTGTCCCATCAGGCTCGGCTCGACGACGAGGCGGTGCGCCAAGCGACCCGCATCGCCGTCCGGCGGAGCCTCAACGCGAGCCAGGGCAAAAAGCCGCTCACCGAAGTCCATCTGGTTCGGCTATAG
- a CDS encoding DUF1467 family protein, producing MGWVTGIAVYFVVWWTVLFAVLPWGSHAPEEPEPGMASGAPAKPRIGLKFLVTTVVAAVVWLIIYLIVTSGLISFRT from the coding sequence ATGGGGTGGGTAACCGGCATCGCCGTCTATTTCGTCGTCTGGTGGACAGTCCTCTTCGCAGTGCTTCCCTGGGGCTCCCACGCGCCGGAGGAGCCGGAACCCGGCATGGCTTCCGGCGCGCCGGCCAAGCCCCGCATCGGCTTGAAGTTCCTGGTCACCACCGTGGTCGCGGCGGTCGTCTGGCTGATCATCTATCTCATCGTCACGTCCGGGCTGATCTCGTTCCGGACATGA
- a CDS encoding BMP family ABC transporter substrate-binding protein, producing the protein MLNRRQFGLSVAGTAAAISAGPMVGRAFAADKLKVGFVYVGPISDHGYSYQHDLGRRHIAEHFGDRIETTYVENVAEGPDTERVINQLAAGGAGLIFTTSFGFMNPTLKVAQRFPKVKFEHATGYKRATNVATYSGRFYEGRTVCGLLAGKMTKSNIIGYIGSFPIPEVVSGINAFTLALRSVNPQAQVRVVWVNSWYDPGKEAAAAKALIDQGADILAQHTDSPAPIQEAEARGIYAFGQSSDMSRFGPKAHLTSIVDDWNPYYQQRVQAVLDGTWKSEDYWGGLATGTVLLPPFNDAVPAEVKALGNKAIEDIKSGALHPFTGPIKDQSGKVVIAEGKTATDPEILSMAYYVEGVQGTLPK; encoded by the coding sequence ATGCTCAACAGACGCCAGTTCGGTCTTTCGGTGGCCGGGACCGCCGCAGCCATCAGTGCCGGTCCGATGGTTGGTCGCGCGTTCGCCGCGGACAAGCTGAAGGTCGGCTTCGTCTATGTCGGCCCGATTTCGGATCACGGCTACAGCTACCAGCACGACCTTGGACGCCGCCACATCGCCGAGCATTTCGGTGATCGCATCGAGACCACCTATGTGGAGAACGTTGCCGAGGGTCCCGACACCGAGCGCGTGATCAACCAGTTGGCGGCCGGCGGCGCCGGATTGATCTTCACGACGTCGTTCGGCTTCATGAACCCCACGCTGAAGGTCGCGCAGCGCTTTCCCAAGGTGAAGTTCGAGCACGCGACGGGATACAAGCGCGCCACCAACGTGGCGACATATTCCGGCCGTTTCTACGAGGGCCGCACCGTCTGCGGCCTGCTCGCGGGCAAGATGACCAAGTCGAACATCATCGGCTATATCGGGTCCTTCCCGATTCCCGAGGTGGTCAGCGGCATCAACGCCTTCACCCTGGCGCTGCGCAGCGTCAATCCCCAGGCTCAAGTGCGGGTGGTCTGGGTCAACAGCTGGTACGATCCGGGCAAGGAGGCGGCCGCCGCCAAGGCGCTGATCGACCAGGGCGCCGACATCCTGGCCCAGCACACCGACAGCCCGGCGCCGATCCAGGAAGCCGAGGCCCGCGGCATCTACGCCTTCGGCCAGTCGTCCGACATGAGCCGGTTCGGCCCCAAGGCGCACCTGACCTCGATCGTCGACGACTGGAATCCCTATTACCAGCAGCGGGTCCAGGCCGTTCTCGACGGCACCTGGAAGTCGGAGGATTACTGGGGCGGCCTTGCCACCGGGACTGTCCTCCTGCCGCCGTTCAACGACGCCGTCCCGGCCGAGGTCAAGGCCCTGGGAAACAAAGCGATCGAGGATATCAAGTCGGGCGCCCTGCATCCCTTCACCGGCCCGATCAAGGACCAGTCCGGCAAGGTCGTGATCGCCGAGGGCAAGACCGCCACCGACCCGGAGATCCTGTCGATGGCCTATTACGTCGAGGGGGTCCAGGGGACCCTGCCCAAGTAA
- a CDS encoding type III pantothenate kinase → MLLAIDAGNTNVVFAIFDGDRKQGQWRIATDGRRTADEYAVWLTSLMAMKGLKREEVDAAILGSVVPAATFNLQRLCRDHFGVEPMRIGEPGVRLGIEIRIDNPREAGADRLLNAIAAVATYPSPLVVVDIGTGTTFDIVDAEGGFCGGVIAPGPSLALDALHRVAAQLPKVDIVRPATVIGKGTVGAMQSGMFWGYLSMIEGLLTRIQAELSPTGDPPVTVIVTGGLGAQFAEATSMIHHIDNELTLRGLLLVHQRNMAT, encoded by the coding sequence ATGCTGCTTGCGATCGATGCCGGCAACACGAATGTGGTTTTTGCCATCTTCGACGGCGATCGCAAGCAGGGGCAGTGGCGGATCGCGACCGATGGCCGGCGCACCGCCGACGAGTATGCGGTCTGGCTGACCAGCCTGATGGCCATGAAAGGATTGAAGCGCGAGGAAGTGGACGCCGCTATCCTCGGCAGCGTGGTCCCCGCCGCGACATTCAATCTCCAGCGCCTGTGCCGCGACCATTTCGGCGTAGAGCCCATGCGGATCGGGGAGCCGGGGGTACGGCTCGGCATCGAGATCAGGATCGACAACCCGCGCGAGGCCGGCGCCGACCGGTTGCTGAACGCCATCGCGGCGGTCGCCACATATCCGTCACCCCTGGTCGTGGTGGATATCGGGACCGGGACCACGTTCGACATCGTGGACGCGGAGGGCGGCTTCTGCGGCGGCGTCATCGCGCCGGGGCCGAGCCTGGCACTCGACGCCTTGCACCGGGTCGCAGCCCAGCTTCCGAAGGTGGATATCGTCCGACCGGCGACGGTCATCGGCAAAGGCACTGTCGGGGCGATGCAATCCGGCATGTTCTGGGGTTACCTCAGCATGATCGAGGGATTGCTGACCCGGATCCAGGCCGAGCTGTCGCCGACCGGCGATCCGCCGGTGACCGTGATCGTCACCGGGGGGCTGGGCGCGCAGTTCGCCGAAGCTACCTCGATGATTCACCACATCGACAACGAATTGACCCTCCGCGGTCTCCTGCTGGTCCACCAACGCAACATGGCTACATGA
- the mce gene encoding methylmalonyl-CoA epimerase yields the protein MIGKLNHVAIVVPDLEKAAALYRDTLGATVSTPVDQPAHGVTVVFVELSNTKIELLYPLGDSSPIAKFLAGNPSGGIHHVCYEVPDILAARDKLKADGARVLGDGEPKIGAHDKPVLFLHPKDFLGTLVELEQA from the coding sequence ATGATCGGCAAACTGAACCACGTGGCTATCGTCGTGCCCGACCTGGAGAAGGCCGCGGCCCTCTACCGCGACACCCTCGGAGCCACCGTCTCCACCCCCGTCGACCAGCCGGCCCATGGGGTGACGGTGGTGTTCGTCGAACTGTCCAACACCAAGATCGAACTGCTGTACCCGCTGGGGGACTCCAGCCCGATCGCCAAGTTCCTGGCCGGAAACCCATCGGGCGGCATCCATCACGTTTGCTACGAGGTGCCGGACATCCTGGCCGCCCGAGACAAGCTCAAGGCCGACGGCGCCCGCGTCCTGGGCGACGGTGAGCCGAAGATCGGTGCCCACGACAAGCCCGTGCTGTTCCTCCATCCCAAGGACTTCCTGGGCACGTTGGTCGAGTTGGAGCAGGCCTGA
- a CDS encoding DNA-3-methyladenine glycosylase I encodes MGLSYCEAAPGHPWHGPYHDTEYGFPSDDERVLFERLVLEINQAGLSWLTILKKREAFAAAFENYDVDRIAAYGEEDRARLLGDAGIIRNRLKIDAVIENARRVRALRGTHGGFVGWLDHHHPLDNAGWVKLFKSQFRFTGGEIVNEFLMSLGYLPGAHHSGCPVHQHIESLDPPWIRAERAGFIGFRD; translated from the coding sequence ATGGGTTTGTCCTATTGCGAAGCGGCACCCGGGCATCCGTGGCACGGACCCTACCACGATACCGAGTACGGGTTTCCCTCCGACGACGAGCGTGTCCTGTTCGAACGGCTCGTCCTGGAGATCAACCAGGCCGGGCTGTCCTGGCTGACCATCCTGAAGAAGCGCGAAGCCTTCGCCGCCGCGTTCGAGAACTACGACGTCGACCGGATCGCCGCCTACGGCGAGGAAGACCGGGCGCGCCTGCTGGGCGACGCCGGCATCATCCGCAACCGGCTCAAGATCGATGCCGTGATCGAGAACGCGCGCCGGGTGCGGGCGTTGCGCGGCACCCATGGCGGATTCGTCGGCTGGCTGGATCACCACCATCCCCTGGACAACGCCGGCTGGGTAAAGCTGTTCAAGAGCCAGTTCCGCTTCACCGGCGGGGAAATCGTGAACGAGTTCCTGATGAGCCTCGGGTACCTGCCCGGTGCCCATCATTCAGGCTGCCCGGTGCATCAGCACATAGAATCGCTCGATCCGCCGTGGATTCGGGCGGAGAGGGCGGGGTTCATCGGATTCCGAGATTAA